The Vibrio aerogenes nucleotide sequence ATCAATTCTGGACTGGAACGATGTTCCTCCGGTCGATAAACCGGTGCTGTTTCTGAAAGGCGCAGATTCGGATTATATTACTCAAGATGCTCAGTCAGCGATTCTGAAACAATTTCCAAAGGCAAAAGCCCATATCATTGCGAATACCGGACACTGGCTACATGCAGAAAAGCCACAGGATGTACTGCGTGTGATCCGAAGGTTTTTGAAATCTGCTGAAAAGTAAACCGATTGATTTCAATGTAAATCGCAAAATGTGCATCTTTGCCCATTGGCAAAACATTAACTTTATAAAGTAACAATGGTATAGTGCGCGCAACCGGAAATGGTCACAGCATCAAACAAATCCATTGCATACATGTGGATCATAGCGATATCAACAACCTCGGCTATATTATCTATCAGATAATCGCTTCTCAGCCGTTGTACCGGATATAACTCAGGAGCTGTTGACATTGAGTGGTTAGTTTATCTCTCCAACGTATGAAAATTGAAAGGTAACAATTCTATGGCAAGTGTAGGAATCTTCTTTGGAAGTGATACTGGCAATACTGAAGCCGTTGCGAAAATGATTCAAAAGCAACTTGGTGAAAAACTCGTTCACGTTCAGGATATCGCAAAGAGCAGTAAAGAAGATATCGATAATTTTGATCTGCTGCTTTTGGGAATTCCTACATGGTATTACGGGGAAGCTCAGTGTGACTGGGATGACTTTTTCCCGGAGCTGGAATCGATCGACTTTTCAACCAAATTAGTTGCAATTTTCGGTTGTGGTGATCAGGAAGATTATGCCGAGTACTTCTGCGATGCCATGGGCACGATTCGTGATATTATCGAAGCAAAAGGTGCCACGATCATTGGCCACTGGTCAACAGAAGGATATGAATTTGAGGCCTCTAAAGCCTTGACAGATGACAATCACTTTGTAGGTTTGTGCATTGATGAGGATCGCCAGCCGGAGCTGACCGAAGAGAGGGTAACGACCTGGGTAAAACAGGTTTACGAAGAAATGTGCCTGTCAGAACTGGAAGACTAGAGCGTTTTTATCTTTCATCGCTGTCCCTGCCGGAGGCAATTTTTTACTCTGGCAAGGCGGCAAATTTAGAGCATTTAAATCAATATCAACAGAAAGCCCGGTGAAACAATCAATCATGGTTGTTTCAATTACAAAGTTTCCGGCCTGAAAACATCAAAAGATCAATCTCATCATCGTCTTATGACATATATAAAGCACTCTCCTGATACCATATAAACAGTGATATATCTGTCACCGGCACCTGTTTTCACTGATAAATGCAAATAATACACTTTTAAAGTTAATGGTTTATTGTTTACAATGTCTAACCTATAATAACGAAAATAGTAATTAAACTCTGTTACTGATGCAGCTCGTCAACAGGAATAAATATGTCTGATAATAACCAAGCACTGAAAGATGCTGGTCTGAAAGTTACACTTCCAAGGTTAAAAATTCTCGAAGTCCTTCAGCAGCCAGAATGCCAACACATTAGTGCTGAAGAACTGTACAAAAAGCTAATCGATTTTGGTGAAGAAATCGGACTTGCAACAGTTTACCGGGTATTGAACCAGTTCGATGATGCCGGAATTGTGACGCGCCACCATTTTGAAGGTGGAAAGTCCGTTTTTGAATTATCTACTCAACAACATCATGATCATTTAGTCTGTTTAGATTGCGGTGAAGTGATTGAGTTTTCAGATGAAATCATTGAAGAGCGTCAAAAAGAAATTGCAGCTCAATACAATGTGAAACTCACCAATCATAGCTTATATCTGTACGGTAAATGTGGAGAAGGAAACTGTAAAGATAATCCTGATGCACATAAACGAAGAAAGATTTAATAAAAAAGCCACCGCATGGTGGCTTTTTTATTATTCTGTTCAATGGATATATTACAGATAATCACGTATCAATAATTCAGCGATCTGCACAGCATTGGTTGCAGCGCCCTTTCGTATATTATCAGCAACAATCCAAAGATTTAAACCACTGTGGTGGCTGATATCATTACGGACTCTGCCAACAAACACGGTATCCTGACCACCCGCATCCCGGACTTGTGTCGGAAAATCAGTCCCGGTGAAGACAGAGATATGATCACTCTGTTCCAGTAAATCAATCACCTGCTCAGCATCAACCGGAGTGCTGGTTTCCAGATGAACCGCTTCTGCATGCCCATAAAAAACCGGAACTCTGACACAGGTCGGATTAATCTGAATCGAGGAGTCATTGAAGATTTTCTGAGTTTCCCAAACCATTTTCATCTCTTCACGCGTATAACCATTTTCCATAAATTCATCAATCTGGGGGATACAGTTAAACGCAATTTGCTGGGAAAAAGCTTCAGGCTCTGCCGGCATACCATTCAGGAGTTTTGCAGTTTGACCGGCTAATTCATCAATCCCGGCTTTCCCGGCGCCGGAAACAGACTGGTAAGTCGTTACATTAATCCGGTCAATCCCAACTAAATCATAAATTGGCTTCAACGCCACCAACATCTGAATTGTGGAACAATTCGGGTTAGAAATGATGTTTCGGTTTCTGAACTCTGCAATCGCCTCCGGATTCACTTCAGGAACGATGAGTGGTACATCATAGTCATAGCGAAACTGTGAAGTATTATCGATCACTATCACGCCTTCATCGGCAGCAACCGGCGCCCATTGCTCCGACAGTTTTCCACCAGCTGAAAACAGTGCAATGTGAACCTGAGACCAGTCAAAATCTTCAACATTTTGTACCCGAATCGTCTTCCCGTTGAAACGATATGTTTTGCCTTCACTCCGTTCACTGGCAAGCAAGAACAATTCTTTTACAGGGAACTGTCTTTCCTGTAGTACTTCGAGTATCGTTTCACCAACGGCACCTGTTGCACCGAATACAGCAACATTAAATTCCTGGGTCATTTCTTTCCTCAATATGAAAACCTAAATCAAACAGTGACTTCAACTGGCAGTTTGACCCACCAACAATTTTAATTGAACCATACTCACGGCGATCCCAATAATTTTTTCTCATCGCATCAAATGATCCCGGTGAAGCAATTTCTCTGCGGAATAATGCATCGTCACGGCGAACATCGTAAACCAGATGAATCAAATTCCCCAGTGTTACTTCATCCCATGGCCGGGATAAAGCCACTTCGTAAACAGGTGCAGTAGGCAGTAATTTTGTCGGACTGGCCCACTGATCATACCCGAGAAACGCACAATAACTATTAAAAATCATAGTCGTTCCCCGCGCCTTCCCTTCAAGTCCATAACCAGCAATATGCGGTGTGGCGAAGGCCAGAAGCGGGAGTAATTCCATATCAACCTGAGGCTCAAATTCAAACACATCAAGTACAGCAATAAAGCCATCCTGCTGCTGTAATCTCAGCTTCAGCGCCTGGTTGTCGACAACCGGCCCTCTGGATGCATTAATTAAAATCTGGTCACCACGCAGGTTCATCAATACATCTTCATTGATCAGATGATACGTCGGCCACTCACCATCTTTCACCAGCGGTGTATGCAATGTAATCACATCAGATTTTTCCAGTAACTCATCCAGCGGCGTAAACTGACGGGAATCACCTTCTGCTTCTTTCGGGGGATCATTCAGCAGTACCCGAATGCCAATTCCGGTCAATACATCTGACAAATAGGAACCGACTTGTCCACCACCCACAATACCAACCGTCTTGTCAAAGACAGAAAAGCCATGCTGCTGAGATAAAACCATTAACACACTGAAAACATACTCCGCAACTCCAACTTTATTGCACCCCGGAGCTGCTGTAAAAAAAATATCCTTTTCGCGCAATAGCTGTTGATCTATATGGTCTGTTCCCGCCGTGGCAGTTCCAACAAACTTCAGTTTATTCGCCTTTTGCAATAACGCCTCATTCACCTGAGTCACTGAACGAATCATTAATGCATCCACATCAATTAAATCATCCGGCGTTAAATCCCGGCCAGATTTCAGTATTACATCACCTAACTGACTGAATAATTGTTCAGCATAAGGCATATTTTCATCAATGAGGATTTTCATAGTTCGCCGTTATTTCAAATAATCATTTTTTCTGTTGCCTGATTGTACAAAAACTCTGAATCAGGTTCGAGATAATTATAAAAATGCCAGTCAGCTTCACTGACTGGCATTAAGGCAATTGCCGGGGATTTTGATCAATTCAGTCGTCAGCCCGAAAATTATTTCTGATATTTCCGGATAACAAGTGATGCATTTGTACCACCAAACCCGAAGCTGTTTGACATCACAGATGTCAGCGCCTGCTCTCTTTCTTCTGTCACAATGTCCAGCCCGGCAGCTGCATCATCCAATGTATCAATATTAATACTTGGCGCAATGAAGTTATGGTGCAACATCAGCGTTGAGTAGATTGTTTCATGAACACCAGCTGCGCCAAGCGCATGTCCTGTCATGGCTTTTGTTGCCGAGATAGCCGGGCTGTTATCACCGAACAATTCCTGAATGGCTTCAAGCTCTTTAATATCACCAACCGGTGTTGATGTTCCATGCGTATTAATATAATCAATGTGATCAACATCCTGCATGGCCATCTTCATACACCGCAGGGCACCTTCCCCTGATGGGGCAACCATATCATAGCCATCAGAAGTCGCACCATAGCCAACAATTTCACCATAAATGGTTGCACCACGGGCTAACGCATGCTCCAGTTCTTCAACCACAACCATACCGCCACCACCGGAAATGACAAAACCATCACGACTGGCATCATAAGTCCGGGATGCTTTATCTGGCGAATCATTATACTTGGTTGACAATGCGCCCATCGCATCAAACATCATGGTCATAGACCAATCCAGCTCTTCACCACCACCGGCAAAAACAATATCCTGTTTACCAAGCTGGATCAGTTCAGCAGCATGTCCGATACAATGTGCAGATGTCGAACAAGCAGAGCTCATACTGTAGTTCACACCACGAATTTTAAATGGTGTGGCAAGACAAGCCGAAACCGTCGATGACATAGTCCGGGTCACCATGTACGGACCAACCCGTTTGACACCTTTCTCACGCAGCGTATCAATCGCAATCGATTGATTCAGTGCCGATGCACCACCAGAACCTGCAACAATACCGGTTCTGTCATTTGAAACCATCTCAGGCGTCAGGCCGGCATCTTCAATGGCCTGCTGCATAGATAAATATGCATAGGCTGCCGCATCCCCCATAAAACGCATTTGTTTTCTGTCTATATGATCTGCCGGATTCATCTTCAGATCCCCCCAGACCTGAGAACGTAACCCCTTTTCTTTAAATTGCTCAGAGGCTGTAATACCTGAGTTTCCAGCCTTAAGAGACGCCAGAACTTCCTCGACATTGTTACCGATACTAGAAACAATACCCATACCGGTTATTACAACTCTTTTCATATAAATATCCTATAATTCAAACTTACAAACTGATGATAACCGACAAGCGTTACAAAAGTGGTCAGCTTTCCGGGAAATCCGTACAATCCCTTCATCATACTTTATATTTCATCAACGAATAACCACCATGAATAAACTTCAACATGCCCAGCTCGGCTGGAATGAATCTGGTACGCCGGTTTCTGATCAATTTGATGATGTCTATTTTTCTAACCACAATGGACTGGAAGAAACCCGCTATGTCTTCCTTCATCAAAACCACCTGCCTGAAAGGTGGCATCAGTTCAGCCAAAAGCGTTTTGTGATTGGTGAGACAGGTTTCGGTACCGGACTAAACTTTCTGGTCGCCTGGCAATATTTTGAGCACTTTCGTCAGGAAAATCCTGATGCCCCGCTGAAACAGCTCCATTTTATCAGTTTTGAAAAATACCCGCTGAATAAACAAGATCTCATCCAGGCCCATCAGGCATGGCCTGAGCTGGAAAAATATGCCCATGCCTTACAAAACCACTACCCTTCAGCCATCCCCGAATGTCACCGGATAGTCTTTGCTGATGGCGCCGTCACGCTGGATTTATGGTTTGGTGATATACAGGACTGTATGCCACAAGTCCCGGTATCAGGACAGGGACTGATTGATGCCTGGTTCCTCGATGGATTTGCACCGGGAAAGAACCCGGATATGTGGAATCAAAACATTTTTAATCACATGGCAAAACTTGGACGGGAGCACGCAACCTGCGCCACCTTTACCGCAGCAGGATTTGTTCGTCGGGGACTGAATGAAGCCGGGTTTAAAATGCAGAAAGTCAAAGGTTTTGGCACAAAAAGAGAAATGCTGGCCGGTCAGTTAGAACAAGCGTCCGGGTGGACGAATATACCACCATGGTACACTTATCAAGGCGTTTCAGATATCCGGGATGTGGCTATCATCGGGGGCGGAGTTGCCACCGCGACACTGGCTAAATCGCTGACGCGGCGGGGAATCAACGTTTCCGTGTATTGTCAGGATCAGCATCTGGCTGAGGGTGCTTCAGGAAACAGACAAGGCGCACTTTATCCTTTATTAAATGCCGCTCATGATCCTCTCTCCAGAGTTTTTGCCGGCAGCTTTCTGTTTGCCCGCCAGTTTTTTGATCAGTGCGCAGCAGATATCCGCTTCGATCATCAATGGTGTGGTGTCACACAGTTAATGTGGGATGAAAAATCCCGGAAAAAACTGAACCCAATAGCAGACAGTATCTTCCCTCAGGCTCTGGTGACCAAACTAACAGCAGAACAAACCTCATCGTCACTGGGACAGCCTGTCAGTGTTGAAAGCCTTCATTACCCAATGGGTGGCTGGCTTTGTCCGGCTCAGTTCACTGAACAGCTTTTATCCACACTGGAAAAGCAGGAAAAACTTCACCTGCATCGTGAAGTCCGTATTTCTCAGATTGAATGGGATGAAACGCAACAACTCTGGCATCTGACTTCCGGCGAAAAACAGTTTCATCATCAGAGTGTGGTTATCGCAACCGGCCATCAGTTTGATGAATTCCTTCAAACCAAAAACTTACCTTTAGCAAAAGTAAAAGGACAGGTCAGCCATATTCCGACGACTGATAATCTCAGTAAACTCAACCATGTCTTGTGTTATGACGGCTATATGACTCCGGTCAACCCGGAAAATCAGTCACACTGTATTGGTGCAAGTTACGATAGACAAAATATTGATACCTCATTTGATATAGATGCACAGAAAGAGAATGGGGAAAAGCTGAAAAAATGCATCCCCGATCAATCATGGCCTCACGAGGTCGACCTTGCCGGAAAAAATGCAAGGCAAGGGATTCGCTGCGTCAGCCGGGATCATTTACCTTTTGTCGGAAATCTGAGTGATTATCAATGGATCCAAAGTCATTATAAAAATCTTCAGCAGCAGAATGAAACGGATACGGAAGCATTACACCTTTATCCAGGTCTGTATGCCTTGTTAGGACTGGGCTCTCGCGGGCTATGTTCCTCACCGTTAATGGCAGAGCTTCTTGCCTCCATCATGAGCAATGACCCCATTCCGCTTTCCGTTGATCTTCTGGAACGCCTTCATCCGGCACGGATGTGGATCAGAAAACTCCGCAAAGGCAAAGCTCTCTGAAAGCCCGGCATAAAAAACGAAAACCACCAGCGGCACACTGGTGGTTTTACGCAAATCAGTCATGGCAAGAGATTAGGCGACTACAGGTTAGGCTATGAAAGATAAACACGCTCTAAAGTCGCTGTTGAAGTTCTTCCCAAAGTTGCAGAACGATAACTTTGTCAGCTGGAGACAACTCTGAACGCGCCTGCTCAATACTATCTTCAATACGTGCTCTCAAAACAGCAACATCTTCTATGCCTTCTTCCTCACATGATGCCGCTGCAAGAGAAATATGACCTCTCAGGTAGCCGCCGGCAAATAACTCATCATCTGATGCTTTTTCAATGCGCTCATCAATCAAAGTCAGAATTTTCTCTTCAAAATCAATAACCATATGATACTCATCTATTCCACATTAAATTGTTCCGGAGACAAAGCTCCGGTGTGATAAAAATCTCTCAGCGCATCTGCAAACATTCTGACTCTGGCCGGTAAACCAGTCCGGAGTATCAGCAGAGCCTCTTTATGAACGTTTTTCATAAACCGGAGCCTGTCAGGTTCAAAATCACCATTCAGATTGTCACAACTGACAGAAAACGGAAAACCCGCACACACCGAAAAAATCCATTCATAAGCCTGAGGACGAATTTCAACCTGCTCGAAGGCCCGCTGTACTGCTTCTGTTCTTCCATCCGGTTCATACCAGTAACCAAAATCTTCAAGCAACCTGCGCTCAGGCCCTGCAACACACCAATGAGCGATTTCATGTAATGCTGACGCAAAAAAGCCGTGGGCAAAGATAATCCGGTGATAATCGACCTGATGATCTGCCGGTAAATAAACAGGTTCATCGTCGCCGGCCTCAAGCCGGGTTTGGTAGGTTGCATAAAATGTTTGATCAAAGATCCGGATTAAATCCTGATAATCGTGCTTCATCGTTGTTGATTCAGAAACGCCCTCGAATGAGGGCGCTGTTTCGCGGATAACTAAATCTTCATTCATCAGATTTTCGGGGTCTCTGTCACTACATGAGAATTTTGACCACGGTGACGAAGCAAATGATCCATTAATACGATGGCAAGCATCGCTTCAGCAATCGGCACAGCACGGATTCCGACACAAGGATCATGACGTCCTTTCGTAATCAGCTGTGTTGCTTCACCCGCTTTAGTGATCGTTTCTCCGGGAATTGTAATACTGGAAGTCGGTTTCAGCGCAATACTGGCAACGATATCCTGCCCGGTCGAAATTCCACCTAAAATCCCACCGGCATGATTACTTTTGAATCCATCGGGAGAGAGCAGATCACGATGCTGACTGCCTTTTTGACCGACGACATCAAAGCCATCACCAATCTCAACGCCTTTCACGGCATTAATACTCATCAGCGCATGGGCAATATCCGCATCCAGACGGTCAAAAATCGGTTCGCCCAGTCCAACCGGCACCTGAGTTGCCACAACCTGAATCTTGGCACCGACAGAATCCCCTGCTTTTTTCAGCTCACGGATTAATCCATCAAACGCTTCAAGTTTATCAATGTCCGGACAAAAAAACGGATTATTTTCGATCTCATTCCAGTCAACTTTATCAATCGAAATATCACCCATTTGCGACAAATAAGCCCGGATTTCAATACCAAATTCCTGCTTCAGGTATTTCTTTGCAATCGCACCAGCAGCAACACGCATGGCCGTTTCACGCGCTGATGAGCGACCACCACCACGGTAATCACGGATACCGTATTTCTGATGATAAGTATAATCTGCATGTCCGGGACGAAATTTATCCTGAATTTCAGAATAATCTTTCGACCGTTGATCGGTATTTTCAATCAACAATCCGATAGAAGTGCCGGTTGTTTTTCCCTCAAACACACCGGAGAGTATTTTTACTTCGTCCGGCTCTCGTCGCTGGGTTGTATATTTAGAAGTACCCGGGCGTCTCCGGTCTAAATCAATCTGAAGGTCAGCTTCACTGATTTCAAGCCCGGGAGGGCATCCGTCAACAATACATCCCAACGCCAGACCGTGACTTTCACCAAATGTGCTGACGCGGAAGTGCTGTCCGATACTATTTCCTGCCATGTATTCCTCTAATTTGTTCCCGGATATTTTTCATCATGATTTGTCCGGAAACTCTTCCTGTTCTTAGTAAACTCATAGTCGCTTGATTCGAATTTGATGTAAAGCACCAATCACATACTAATTGCGACTCAATCACAGCAAATAACCGACAACTAATCGAAATACAAAGAAAATTTATCCTGATGTTCAACCAATTGTTTTCTGGTCAGCATAAACACACCATGTCCGCCATGTTCAAATTCAATCCAGGTAAACGGAATTTCCGGATATTGTTCCATCATGTGAACCATAGAGTTACCGACTTCGCAAATCAGAATACCATCGTCTGTCAGATACTCCGCCGCATTGGCCAGAATTCTTCGGACCAGCTTCAATCCATCCGTGCCCGCAGCCAGACCAAGCTCTGGTTCATGAACAAACTCCTGAGGCAGAGATTCCATGTCTTCAGCATCCACGTAAGGCGGGTTGGACACAATCAGATCATATTTCACCTTGGTCAAATCCCTGAACAAGTCAGAACGTAGCGGGAAGACCTGCTGCTCCAGACCATGATTCTGAATATTAATTTCTGTGACCTGTAACGCATCAGATGAAATATCAACCGCATCCACCTCAGCTTCAGGGAACATATGTGCACAGGCAATCGCGATACAACCACTGCCGGTACACAAGTCCATGATTCTTTCAGGAGGGTTCACCAGCCATGGCTGAAAAGCATTTTCGATGAGCTCCCCAATGGGAGAGCGGGGAACCAGGACCCGTTCATCGACAAAAAATTCCATCCCGCAAAACCAGGCTTTATTCGTCAGATAAGCAACAGGTTTTCTTTCGTGAATGCGTTTCACCACCCGCTCGACAATCTGAATTCGCTCATTTGTCGTCAGTCGTGAGTTCAGCACATGTGGTGGTATATCCACAGGTAAATGTAATGTGGGAAGAACTAACTGGACCGCCTCATCCCAGGCATTATCCGTCCCGTGCCCGTAAAACAGATTCGCTGCATTAAAACGGCTGACCGTCCAGCGAATCAT carries:
- the fldA gene encoding flavodoxin FldA; this encodes MASVGIFFGSDTGNTEAVAKMIQKQLGEKLVHVQDIAKSSKEDIDNFDLLLLGIPTWYYGEAQCDWDDFFPELESIDFSTKLVAIFGCGDQEDYAEYFCDAMGTIRDIIEAKGATIIGHWSTEGYEFEASKALTDDNHFVGLCIDEDRQPELTEERVTTWVKQVYEEMCLSELED
- the fcrX gene encoding ferric iron uptake transcriptional regulator FcrX; protein product: MSDNNQALKDAGLKVTLPRLKILEVLQQPECQHISAEELYKKLIDFGEEIGLATVYRVLNQFDDAGIVTRHHFEGGKSVFELSTQQHHDHLVCLDCGEVIEFSDEIIEERQKEIAAQYNVKLTNHSLYLYGKCGEGNCKDNPDAHKRRKI
- a CDS encoding aspartate-semialdehyde dehydrogenase; this translates as MTQEFNVAVFGATGAVGETILEVLQERQFPVKELFLLASERSEGKTYRFNGKTIRVQNVEDFDWSQVHIALFSAGGKLSEQWAPVAADEGVIVIDNTSQFRYDYDVPLIVPEVNPEAIAEFRNRNIISNPNCSTIQMLVALKPIYDLVGIDRINVTTYQSVSGAGKAGIDELAGQTAKLLNGMPAEPEAFSQQIAFNCIPQIDEFMENGYTREEMKMVWETQKIFNDSSIQINPTCVRVPVFYGHAEAVHLETSTPVDAEQVIDLLEQSDHISVFTGTDFPTQVRDAGGQDTVFVGRVRNDISHHSGLNLWIVADNIRKGAATNAVQIAELLIRDYL
- a CDS encoding 4-phosphoerythronate dehydrogenase, with product MKILIDENMPYAEQLFSQLGDVILKSGRDLTPDDLIDVDALMIRSVTQVNEALLQKANKLKFVGTATAGTDHIDQQLLREKDIFFTAAPGCNKVGVAEYVFSVLMVLSQQHGFSVFDKTVGIVGGGQVGSYLSDVLTGIGIRVLLNDPPKEAEGDSRQFTPLDELLEKSDVITLHTPLVKDGEWPTYHLINEDVLMNLRGDQILINASRGPVVDNQALKLRLQQQDGFIAVLDVFEFEPQVDMELLPLLAFATPHIAGYGLEGKARGTTMIFNSYCAFLGYDQWASPTKLLPTAPVYEVALSRPWDEVTLGNLIHLVYDVRRDDALFRREIASPGSFDAMRKNYWDRREYGSIKIVGGSNCQLKSLFDLGFHIEERNDPGI
- the fabB gene encoding beta-ketoacyl-ACP synthase I translates to MKRVVITGMGIVSSIGNNVEEVLASLKAGNSGITASEQFKEKGLRSQVWGDLKMNPADHIDRKQMRFMGDAAAYAYLSMQQAIEDAGLTPEMVSNDRTGIVAGSGGASALNQSIAIDTLREKGVKRVGPYMVTRTMSSTVSACLATPFKIRGVNYSMSSACSTSAHCIGHAAELIQLGKQDIVFAGGGEELDWSMTMMFDAMGALSTKYNDSPDKASRTYDASRDGFVISGGGGMVVVEELEHALARGATIYGEIVGYGATSDGYDMVAPSGEGALRCMKMAMQDVDHIDYINTHGTSTPVGDIKELEAIQELFGDNSPAISATKAMTGHALGAAGVHETIYSTLMLHHNFIAPSINIDTLDDAAAGLDIVTEEREQALTSVMSNSFGFGGTNASLVIRKYQK
- the mnmC gene encoding bifunctional tRNA (5-methylaminomethyl-2-thiouridine)(34)-methyltransferase MnmD/FAD-dependent 5-carboxymethylaminomethyl-2-thiouridine(34) oxidoreductase MnmC, encoding MNKLQHAQLGWNESGTPVSDQFDDVYFSNHNGLEETRYVFLHQNHLPERWHQFSQKRFVIGETGFGTGLNFLVAWQYFEHFRQENPDAPLKQLHFISFEKYPLNKQDLIQAHQAWPELEKYAHALQNHYPSAIPECHRIVFADGAVTLDLWFGDIQDCMPQVPVSGQGLIDAWFLDGFAPGKNPDMWNQNIFNHMAKLGREHATCATFTAAGFVRRGLNEAGFKMQKVKGFGTKREMLAGQLEQASGWTNIPPWYTYQGVSDIRDVAIIGGGVATATLAKSLTRRGINVSVYCQDQHLAEGASGNRQGALYPLLNAAHDPLSRVFAGSFLFARQFFDQCAADIRFDHQWCGVTQLMWDEKSRKKLNPIADSIFPQALVTKLTAEQTSSSLGQPVSVESLHYPMGGWLCPAQFTEQLLSTLEKQEKLHLHREVRISQIEWDETQQLWHLTSGEKQFHHQSVVIATGHQFDEFLQTKNLPLAKVKGQVSHIPTTDNLSKLNHVLCYDGYMTPVNPENQSHCIGASYDRQNIDTSFDIDAQKENGEKLKKCIPDQSWPHEVDLAGKNARQGIRCVSRDHLPFVGNLSDYQWIQSHYKNLQQQNETDTEALHLYPGLYALLGLGSRGLCSSPLMAELLASIMSNDPIPLSVDLLERLHPARMWIRKLRKGKAL
- a CDS encoding YfcL family protein; this encodes MVIDFEEKILTLIDERIEKASDDELFAGGYLRGHISLAAASCEEEGIEDVAVLRARIEDSIEQARSELSPADKVIVLQLWEELQQRL
- a CDS encoding elongation factor P hydroxylase; amino-acid sequence: MKHDYQDLIRIFDQTFYATYQTRLEAGDDEPVYLPADHQVDYHRIIFAHGFFASALHEIAHWCVAGPERRLLEDFGYWYEPDGRTEAVQRAFEQVEIRPQAYEWIFSVCAGFPFSVSCDNLNGDFEPDRLRFMKNVHKEALLILRTGLPARVRMFADALRDFYHTGALSPEQFNVE
- the aroC gene encoding chorismate synthase, translated to MAGNSIGQHFRVSTFGESHGLALGCIVDGCPPGLEISEADLQIDLDRRRPGTSKYTTQRREPDEVKILSGVFEGKTTGTSIGLLIENTDQRSKDYSEIQDKFRPGHADYTYHQKYGIRDYRGGGRSSARETAMRVAAGAIAKKYLKQEFGIEIRAYLSQMGDISIDKVDWNEIENNPFFCPDIDKLEAFDGLIRELKKAGDSVGAKIQVVATQVPVGLGEPIFDRLDADIAHALMSINAVKGVEIGDGFDVVGQKGSQHRDLLSPDGFKSNHAGGILGGISTGQDIVASIALKPTSSITIPGETITKAGEATQLITKGRHDPCVGIRAVPIAEAMLAIVLMDHLLRHRGQNSHVVTETPKI
- the prmB gene encoding 50S ribosomal protein L3 N(5)-glutamine methyltransferase; this translates as MDKIFVEEAVSELHSLQDMIRWTVSRFNAANLFYGHGTDNAWDEAVQLVLPTLHLPVDIPPHVLNSRLTTNERIQIVERVVKRIHERKPVAYLTNKAWFCGMEFFVDERVLVPRSPIGELIENAFQPWLVNPPERIMDLCTGSGCIAIACAHMFPEAEVDAVDISSDALQVTEINIQNHGLEQQVFPLRSDLFRDLTKVKYDLIVSNPPYVDAEDMESLPQEFVHEPELGLAAGTDGLKLVRRILANAAEYLTDDGILICEVGNSMVHMMEQYPEIPFTWIEFEHGGHGVFMLTRKQLVEHQDKFSLYFD